In Hirundo rustica isolate bHirRus1 chromosome 2, bHirRus1.pri.v3, whole genome shotgun sequence, one genomic interval encodes:
- the GPM6B gene encoding neuronal membrane glycoprotein M6-b isoform X7 — translation MQYVIYGIASFFFLYGIILLAEGFYTTSAVKELHGEFKTTACGRCISGMFVFLTYVLGVAWLGVFGFSAVPVFMFYNIWSTCEVIKSFQTNVTVPGDQICVDIRQYGIIPWNAVPGKACGPILENICNTNEFYMSYHLFIVACAGAGATVIALIHFLMILSSNWAYLKDASKMQAYQDIKAKEEQELQDIQSRSKEQLNSYT, via the exons ATGCAGTATGTAATTTATGGCATTGcatcatttttcttcttatatGGAATAATCCTTTTGGCGGAAGGTTTTTATACAACAAGTGCTGTGAAGGAGCTGCATGGAGAGTTCAAAACAACAGCCTGTGGCCGCTGCATCAGTGGAATG TTTGTTTTCCTCACCTATGTGCTCGGAGTGGCCTGGCTCGGGGTCTTCGGCTTCTCTGCTGTGCCTGTCTTTATGTTCTATAACATATGGTCAACTTGTGAAGTCATCAAATCTTTTCAGACAAATGTGACAGTTCCAGGGGACCAGATCTGCGTGGACATCAGGCAATACG GTATCATCCCTTGGAATGCTGTACCTGGCAAAGCCTGTGGCCCCATTTTAGAGAACATCTGCAACACGAATGAG ttcTACATGTCTTATCACCTGTTCATTGTGGCttgtgctggagctggtgccACTGTCATAGCATTG ATCCACTTCCTCATGATACTGTCTTCTAACTGGGCCTACTTAAAGGATGCAAGCAAAATGCAGGCCTACCAAGATATCAAAGCAAAAGAAGAGCAGGAGCTTCAGGATATCCAGTCTCGGTCAAAAGAGCAACTCAATTCTTACACATAA
- the GPM6B gene encoding neuronal membrane glycoprotein M6-b isoform X8 encodes MQYVIYGIASFFFLYGIILLAEGFYTTSAVKELHGEFKTTACGRCISGMFVFLTYVLGVAWLGVFGFSAVPVFMFYNIWSTCEVIKSFQTNVTVPGDQICVDIRQYGIIPWNAVPGKACGPILENICNTNEFYMSYHLFIVACAGAGATVIALLIYMMATTYNYAVLKFKSREDCCTKF; translated from the exons ATGCAGTATGTAATTTATGGCATTGcatcatttttcttcttatatGGAATAATCCTTTTGGCGGAAGGTTTTTATACAACAAGTGCTGTGAAGGAGCTGCATGGAGAGTTCAAAACAACAGCCTGTGGCCGCTGCATCAGTGGAATG TTTGTTTTCCTCACCTATGTGCTCGGAGTGGCCTGGCTCGGGGTCTTCGGCTTCTCTGCTGTGCCTGTCTTTATGTTCTATAACATATGGTCAACTTGTGAAGTCATCAAATCTTTTCAGACAAATGTGACAGTTCCAGGGGACCAGATCTGCGTGGACATCAGGCAATACG GTATCATCCCTTGGAATGCTGTACCTGGCAAAGCCTGTGGCCCCATTTTAGAGAACATCTGCAACACGAATGAG ttcTACATGTCTTATCACCTGTTCATTGTGGCttgtgctggagctggtgccACTGTCATAGCATTG CTGATCTACATGATGGCTACTACATATAACTATGCTGTTTTGAAGTTTAAGAGTCGGGAAGATTGCTGCACTAAATTCTAA